In Pochonia chlamydosporia 170 chromosome Unknown PCv3seq00008, whole genome shotgun sequence, the following proteins share a genomic window:
- a CDS encoding 2-heptaprenyl-1,4-naphthoquinone methyltransferase (similar to Metarhizium acridum CQMa 102 XP_007814284.1), whose protein sequence is MSDTTSLNQAFFNKLAPDYDRRYQATVNRLQDELRTRATSLGLQQGGRLLDYACGTGLVTKALGDQLSQCVGVDISESMVQQYNAKAKADGHSDKRIAYVGNLISPEDPSPAAFSSPNFFNFDMAGVGLGFHHVDDCDLAAKRLAERLRPGGAFFIVDFISHAPVEYHSASRGVRHHGFTEDQVKTIFDGAGVGKNFHYEEMSSDISFDHAHGEGKHMVRRVFFASGEKEGISAQI, encoded by the exons ATGTCCGATACTACCTCTCTTAACCAGGCGTTTTTCAA CAAGCTCGCACCGGACTATGACCGGAGGTATCAAGCAACCGTAAACAGGCTCCAAGACGAACTTCGAACACGAGCCACCTCGCTCGGTCTCCAGCAAGGCGGCCGTCTCCTCGACTATGCCTGCGGAACCGGGCTTGTGACAAAG GCCCTCGGAGACCAACTAAGTCAGTGCGTGGGCGTCGATATATCCGAGTCCATGGTCCAACAATACAACGCCAAAGCAAAAGCCGAC GGCCACTCCGACAAGCGCATCGCATACGTGGGCAATCTCATCTCGCCTGAGGACCCCTCCCCCGCAGCATTCTCATCCcccaacttcttcaactttgacatggcaGGCGTTGGCCTGGGCTTCCACCACGTCGACGACTGCGACCTAGCCGCCAAAAGACTGGCAGAGCGCCTTCGACCCGGCGGAGCCTTCTTCATAGTCGACTTTATCAGCCACGCGCCGGTGGAGTACCACTCCGCGTCGAGGGGTGTTCGCCACCACGGCTTCACAGAGGATCAGGTCAAGACCATTTTTGACGGGGCCGGCGTCGGCAAGAACTTTCACTACGAGGAAATGAGCTCTGACATTTCGTTTGACCATGCCCACGGGGAAGGCAAGCACATGGTCCGAAGGGTATTTTTCGCAAGCGGGGAGAAGGAGGGGATCAGTGCTCAGAtttga